ACATGCGTCCCGACCTGATGGAGCCGATGATGAATCATCTCTTCGGCTTCGTGCTGGTCGTGGCGATCATGATCATGGAGGCCATGGGCCTCTGGCTGATCATGAAGATCGTCAACGTGGACGTCTGATCGGGAGGAGATGCACCAATGACGACGATCATGGGAGCCTCCGCCGCGCTGATGGGCGCGGCCGCGATCTTCCTTCTGGTGACAGGGGTCTACGAGACCTTCCTGAAGCGCTTCTTCGCCGAGGTCGGTGAGCAGGACGAGTCCTCCTTCCTCAAGAGCATGCAGAAGGTCGTGCTCTCGAAGCTGGGCGTCATCAACCGCCGCTTCATGAGCGACCGCTTCGAGGCTCGAACCCGGCAGAAGCTGCTCAAGGCGGGAGATCCGGCCGACCTTCAGCCCGAGGAGATCATGGGCCTGCAGGAGATCGGCGCCGTCGCGGGGCTGATCATCGGCATCTACGTGGCCGTGCTCACCGGCTGGACCCTGGCCCTGGTGATCTTCCTGGCCTTCTTCGGGTGGCTCTACCCCCTGATCTGGCTCAACGATCAGGTGAAGAAGCGGCACTTCAAGATCACCCGGGCGCTGCCCTACAACATCGACCTCCTCACCCTCTCGGTGGAGGCGGGCCTCGACTTCACCGCGGCGCTGGCCAAGGTGGTCGAGAAGGGCAAGCAGGGCCCGCTGGTCGACGAGTTCGCCCTCGTGCTGAAGCAGCTCAAGATGGGCAAGACCCGCGAGGAGAGCCTCAAGGCCCTCATCGAGCGGGTCGATCTGCCGCAGCTGACGAGCTTCATCACCGCGCTGATCCAGGCCGACCGGATGGGTACCAGCATCGGCAAGGTGCTCCGGATCCAGTCGACCCAGATGCGGATCGAGCGGACCCAGCGCGCCGAGAAGCTGGCGAACGAGGCCCCGGTGAAGATGCTCTTCCCGCTCATCGCCTGCATCTTCCCGACGGTCTTCGCCGTGCTGTTCGGGCCGATCATCTTCCAGTTCATGTTCGGCGACGCCGGGATGTAGGAGCGCTCGGATGGGCTTCACGCTGAAGGTGACCGCCGGACCGGGGGCGGGACAGTCGCTTTCCTTCGACCAGGCCGAGGTGACCTTCGGCCGTACCTCGGACAACGACGTCGTCCTCTACGATCCGAACGTCTCTCGTCGGCACTTCCACATCGTGCAGAGCGGGGGGGGCTACCTCCTCGAGGATCTGGGCTCCTCCAACGGAACCCAGGTCAACGGGCACGGCGTGCAGAGCCACCCGCTCTCCAGCGGCGATCAGATCTCCGCGGGGGACGCGGTCTTCGTCTTCCAGGAGGCGGGCGCCCGGCGCTCCGCGCCTCCGGCCCGCCGCTCGCGGGGGGGAGGCGAGGCGCCGGCACCGGCACCTCGCGGGGGTGCGGCGCCGGCCGCCCCGCGTAGCCGTGGCGGCGCCGGTGGCGTCCCGGCCCGGCGGGGCGCCGAGGGAGGGGACCAGGCGCTCTCCGCCCGGGAGCGCTTCAAGGCCCGGCAGGCCGAGTCGACCCCCATGGGCAGGGCCAAGGCCTGGTACGGGCGCCTGGAGCCCGGCAAGCAGAAGCTGGTCCTGGCCGGCGGCGGCGTGGCCGCACTCCTCCTGGTCCTCGTCATCGCCTCGGCGGGCGGCGGCGGCGGCGCGGTCTTCCAGAAGGACTGGAGTGACGACGTCCTCGAGCTGGCCGGCCCGGTGACCACCACCACCTTCGGGCTGGGGGTGAAGGACGCGAAGCTCGCCCGCTACCAGGTGAACTTCAAGTTCCGCTACCTCGATGGCCGGGCCACCCTGGTCTACGACATCGGCTGGATCGACAGCGATCAGGAGGTCGAGATCCGCCTCAACGAGGAGCGGATCGTGGGCTACGCCCCGATGGCGCTGAACACCTGGGAGGAGACCATCGAGGTGATCCTCCCCCACGACGCGCTCATCCAGAGCGACTTCAACACCCTCACCTTCGACAATACCCGCAACCCCGGCGAGGGCCCCGACGAGACCTGGGCCGTCCGCAACGTGCGGGTGATCGAGGATCCCCTCCCCGAGCCCGATCCGGTCATCGCCCAGCAGCGCTTCGACATCGCCAAGGATCGCTGGGAGAAGCGGCAGATCGCCCCGGAGAACCTCTACGAGGCCTGCCGGGAGTTCCAGGCCACCCGCGACTACCTGGAGCGGATGGACATGAAGCCGCCGCTCTACGACGCGGCGACGAGCCGGGCCAAGGAGTGCAAGAAGGAGCTCGAGAGCGCCTGGCGCAAGATCAAGTTCTCCTTCCTCAAGGCCGTGGAGTTCAAGGACTACCAGCAGGCCGAGGGCCTCCTCCGGCAGGGGCTGAAGTACTTCCCCGACGAGGGTGATCCGAAGAACCGGATGATCAAGGAGAAGCTCTCGGCCTTCGAGTAGGCCGGGCTTCTCCCCGAGACGCCGCGCCTCGCGCTAACCGTCCTTCGAGACGGCGTACTCGAAGCGCGTCACCTGCTGGCCGTAGTAGGGCTCCGAGGGGTCCGCGGCGGCGGCCTGCTTCGCGGCCTCCAGGGCGGCCTTCCAGTTGCCGAGGGCGCCCTCGAGCTCGGCCAGGGTGTCCCAGAGGGCGCCGTTCTGCGGCTCGGCCTCGAGGGCCTTGCGGGCGACCTCCTTGCCCCAGTCGAGGTGGGCCCGCTCCCGGTAGCAGAACCAGGCCACCGTGTTCGCCGCCTCGGCGCTGTGCTTCTCGGCCGTGAGGTAGGACTGCAGCTTCTTCTTGGCCTCGGCGGACTTGCGCGAGCGCTGGAGGGCCACCGCGATGTGGTAGGGCGCCTCCCGGGCCTGGCTGCTCTCCGGGAACTCCCGCTCCAGCGCCTGCAGGATCTTCAGGGCCCGCCGGTTGTCCCGCCGGCCCCGCAGGAAGAGGTACTTGCCGAGCACCAGGTAGGCCTGGGCCGCGAGGCCGTCGATCTTCTCGCGCTCCTCCTTCGAGACGAGATCCCCGGCGAGCTGCGCGCCGATCGGGCGGGCGAGGGGATCGCCGGTGAGGAGCTGGAGGGCGGTCGCGACCTTCTTCTCGCGGGCACCCTGCTCGAGGAGGCGCTGGCGGGCCTCGAGGATGCGGGCGAAGTGACGGTAGGCGTTGCCCGCGTCTCCGCGCACGGCGTAGCGGGTCCCCACCTCGAGGGCGGCCTCGAGATCGGCCGGCGCCTTCAGGGCCTCCTCGGCCGCGCTGTCGAGGGTGTCGCGCCCCTCCCGGTAGGCCTCCATCGTCGCCGCGAACGCCGCCGGCTCGACGTAGCCGAAGATGCGGTCGATCTCCTTGCCGGAGGGATCCAGGAAGAGCACCGTGGGGAAGCCGACGACGTGGTAGCGCTTGGCCACCTCGAGGCCCTCGCCCAGCTCACCGTCGAGCTTCACCGCGATCCAGGCCTTCGAGGACTCGAGCACCACCTCGTCGGTGAAGACGTTCCGGTCCAGCAGGTGACAGGGGCCGCACCAGGTCGCGTAGACGTCGACCATCAGGGGCTTCTTCTCGGTCTCGGCCCGGGCGAGGGCCTCGGCGAAGCTCGAGTCGACCCACTGCAGCGGGCTGGTGCCGGCCCGGGCGAGGGCGGGCAGGCAGAGGGCGGCGAGGAGGGCGAGCCGGGGGGCGAGGCGCGCCATGGCGCTTCTCCTTCTCATCAGGCACCCCGGCCCCTTCCAGGGCCGGGGGCGGGGCAGGGTGGAGCTACCTTCAGGGCGTGGTGAGGACCACCCCGAGGTCGGTGAAGAGCGGGCCGATCCGGGCGCCCCGGAGGGTCGCGTGGCTCACCCGCAGCTGGCCGCCGGCCAGGGCGATGTCCGCCCAGAAGCCGGCCGAGCCGTCGGTGACGAGGTCGCGCCGCGTCCAGGTGCCGTCGGTGGCGCGGGAGGCGAGGACCAGGTTGCCGCCGGTGCCGTCGTGGTAGGCGACCAGCCACTGGCCGCCGTTGAGCACCAGGGCGTTGTCGGAGCCGACCAGGGAGACGCCGTTCGCGCTCGGATCCCGCAGGCCGTCGTCCACGACGCCGTTGTCGACCGCGGCGCCCGCCGCGGTGACGGTGTTCCAGAGGACGCGGTTCGTGCTGTCGTCCCGGTGGATGATCACGTACTCGCCGGCGCCGTCGAGGGCGATGGCGGGGAAGAGGCCGACGACCTCGCCACCGCCGCCGGCCACCGTGCTGCCGGTGCCCGCGCTGGCGGTCGAGGGATTGACGCCCACCGCCAGATCCAGCGTGCCCCGGATGCGGTCGTGGTAGGCCACGGTCACGCTGCCGGCGCTGGTCACCCAGAGGGCGGGCATCAGGCCGACGCCGACCGGCAGGTCGTCGAGGGCGCTCGCCGAGAGCTCCTCGGAGCAGGCCGCGGCGCCGCCGTCGTCGACGCAGACCTCGCCGCTCGCGCAGGCCGGAGCGCAGTCGGCGCGCTCGGTCTGGCAGGCCGGGCCCGCGCCGAGGTCGGCGCAGAACTCACCGGTGGCGCAGCCGGCGGGGCAGGGCGGCGGCGGGGCGTTGCCCGCCTCGACCGTCACGAAGTCCCAGTCGGCGGCGGCGCCGGGGGTGGCGCTCTTGGCCCGGGCGACCTTCAGGGCGGTCGCCAGCGGATCGGAGTCGCTCTCCTTCTGGAAGTAGGCGATCACCGGGATGCCCGAGCCGTCCACGGCGATGGCGCTGTAGCGGCCCACGTCGCCCGCCTCGTCGACGGTGTGGAAGGTCCAGGCGCCGGCCGAGCGGCGGGCGTAGCGCAGGGCGCTGTTCTCGACGTCGTAGTAGCTGACGTGCACGACGTCGCCGGAGGCCACCGCGATGTCGGTGTAGCGGCCCACCTCGGGGCCGGGGTCGGCGATGCCGCCGCGCGGGCCGTTGGGATCGGCGGTGGGGGTGCCGCCGGCGGGCAGGCCGTCGATCCAGGTGGTCTCACCCCGGGTGCCGTCGGCGCCGAAGGCCACGACCACGAGGTCGCCGTGATCGCCCTCGTAGGCGGAGACCAGGGCGCTGCCGTCGGAGAGGAGGCCGAGGGCCGAGTGCCTTCCCACGTCCCGGGCCGAGAGGGGCGGCAGGGCGAGGCAGTCGCAGGTGAGATCCGCGACGGTGCAGGCGTCGTCGATGTTGGTGTGATCGTCGAAGGCCAGCAGGTAGCCGGCGTCGCAGGTCTGGGCGCAGCTGCTGTTGTCCAGCGGCGCGGCCTGGCAGCGGTTGTTGGAGACGCTGCAGACCTGACCGAAGGAGCAGGCACCACCGCAGGGGTTCTCGCCCACGCAGAAGCCGGCGAAGCAGGTGAGGCCATCGGCGCAGGCGCCGTCGGTGCAGAGCTCGAAGGTGCAGACCTGGGAGACCACCGGCTCGTTGTTGCACGCCGCCGGTCCGAGGCCCCCGGTGGTGTGATCGAGGCACTTCTGGCCGGCGACGGTGCAGTCGACGTCCTCGGAGCAGGCATCGTAGCGATCCACGCAGACGCCGTTGCGGCTGCAGGTCTGGCCCGGGCAGCACTCGGCCTCGCCCTCGTCCTCGCAGAAGCGGGCGCCGGGGCAGCAGGTGCCGTCGAGGCAGAGGTAGCGGGCGCCGAAGCGCTCCATGCACTGATCGTTGGTCGTGCAGCTGTCGCCGATCCCCGCGTCGACGAGGCCCTCCCCCCGGCAGTTCGAGCAGCCGGTGAGGCCGACGAGGATCGGAATCAACAGGATCCAGAGCGTTGCGAATCGCGTCACGGTTACGGTCCCTTTCCCTCTCTTGGGCCGGTCGGAAGGCAGACGGATCCGCCCGAACAGCGGATCTCCCTCTCACGCCCGAATTCCGACCATTCTATCGACTCCGGCGCCGATGCCTCAAGGCGCCGCCCGGGGACCTTGCCTGGAGGCCGCCCGGGGTGGTCTATCCGGCCCATGCCCTCCTTCCTCCTCGTCCTCCTCGCCGGCCCCGAGACCGAGACGGGCCGCGCCCGGGAGGCGATCGCCACCGCCCACGCCCTCCTGGCCTCGGGGATGGCCGAGAAGGTCGAGCTCCTCCTCTCCGGTGCCGGGGTCGACTGGCTCGCCCGCCTGGCCGCCGGGGCCGAGGAGGCGGCGCCGCTGCGATCGGCGCAGGAGGCCGGGGTGGTGCTCAAGGCCTGTACCCGGGCGGCCTCCGAGCGGGGCGTGATCGACACCTTCGACGCCCTGCCCGAGGTGATCGCCGCCGGGGCGCCGACCCTGATCGCCTCCCGCGCCTCCGCCGGCTGGACCCTGCTGACCTTCTAGTCCTCCCGCTGGCCGGGCGAGGGCTCGGCGACGTCCAGGAGGAGATCCAGGACCATCCAGAGGTGGTGGTCGTTCGCGTGGGGTACCACCCGCTGGTAGGCCAGCCGGATGCCGAAGCGGCCCAGGTTCAGGGAGACGCCGAGGGCGCCGGCGAGCTGGAAGGTGGCCCGGGCGGCGCCGCCGGGATCGGTCACCGGACGCGGGATCCAGATCAGCCAGGGATCGGCCTGGGCGAAGAGGTCGAGGAAGGGGAGCGGCCGGTAGGCGGCGGTGCCCGAGAAGCCCATCCGCAGCGCCATCAGGTTGTCCACGTAGAGGCCGCCCCCGCCCTCGACGTGGAAGGCCCAGGCCCCTTCCTGCCGGCGGTAGGTGGCCGCCGCCTCCAGGCCGCCGGAGCTGCGATCCCGCCCGGGGACCATCATGAAGAGACTGTTGCGGGTCCCAGCCGGGAAGATGAAGCGCAGGGAGCCGAGCCAGAACTGCGAGGTGCGGGCGGAGGGGTTGGCGAGCGACCAGTGCGCCTCCACCGCGATGTTGCCGGTGTCCACCGGGCTCTCCGGGAGGGAGGGGGTCAGGAGGATGGGGACCGCCACGCCGAAGACGACCCCCTTGGGGCTGCGCACCAGGCCACGCAGCTGGGCCTCGGCGAAGGTCGGCACCCGGGCGCCCACCGCCAGGCCGGTCTCCAGGCGGGTCCGGGTGGCCAGGCTGGCGCCGATCCCCGCCAGCGGGAGCGGGGCGCCGTCGTCGACCACGCGCCCGAGATCGACCTGCTCCTCTTGATCGCCCCAGCCGGGCACCTGCTCGGCGCTGATCACCGGAGGCGTCAGGGCGTCGGCGGGGGCCGCGCCGGTCTCCTCTGCCGCCGCGGGGGCCGGGGAGAGGAGGAGGAGCGCGAGGAGCGCCAGGAGGTGGCCAACGCGACGCACGACGGGAGTATACTCGACGGCACCATGTGGCGACTCCTCTCGCGGCCCCTGTCGACCGCCCTGGGGCTCCTGCTGGCGGTCGCCCTCGCGGCCCCGGCCTCCGCCGCCGGGCCCGCCACCGGGACCCTGATGGTCACCTCCATCACCCCCGGAGCGCGGGTCGAGCTCGACGGCAAGCTCGTGGGGCACCTGCCCCTGGCGAAGCCCCTGCGCCTGCGGGCGGGCCGGCACAAGCTGAAGGTGAGCAAGCCGGGCTTCATGGAGGTCGAGGAGACGGTCGTCGTGCGGGCCGGCAAGCGCACCGAGCAGGACGTCATGCTCCTGGCCTTCGCCGGGGTGCTCAACGT
This genomic stretch from Deltaproteobacteria bacterium harbors:
- a CDS encoding type II secretion system F family protein translates to MTTIMGASAALMGAAAIFLLVTGVYETFLKRFFAEVGEQDESSFLKSMQKVVLSKLGVINRRFMSDRFEARTRQKLLKAGDPADLQPEEIMGLQEIGAVAGLIIGIYVAVLTGWTLALVIFLAFFGWLYPLIWLNDQVKKRHFKITRALPYNIDLLTLSVEAGLDFTAALAKVVEKGKQGPLVDEFALVLKQLKMGKTREESLKALIERVDLPQLTSFITALIQADRMGTSIGKVLRIQSTQMRIERTQRAEKLANEAPVKMLFPLIACIFPTVFAVLFGPIIFQFMFGDAGM
- a CDS encoding thioredoxin family protein — protein: MARLAPRLALLAALCLPALARAGTSPLQWVDSSFAEALARAETEKKPLMVDVYATWCGPCHLLDRNVFTDEVVLESSKAWIAVKLDGELGEGLEVAKRYHVVGFPTVLFLDPSGKEIDRIFGYVEPAAFAATMEAYREGRDTLDSAAEEALKAPADLEAALEVGTRYAVRGDAGNAYRHFARILEARQRLLEQGAREKKVATALQLLTGDPLARPIGAQLAGDLVSKEEREKIDGLAAQAYLVLGKYLFLRGRRDNRRALKILQALEREFPESSQAREAPYHIAVALQRSRKSAEAKKKLQSYLTAEKHSAEAANTVAWFCYRERAHLDWGKEVARKALEAEPQNGALWDTLAELEGALGNWKAALEAAKQAAAADPSEPYYGQQVTRFEYAVSKDG
- a CDS encoding FHA domain-containing protein; the encoded protein is MGFTLKVTAGPGAGQSLSFDQAEVTFGRTSDNDVVLYDPNVSRRHFHIVQSGGGYLLEDLGSSNGTQVNGHGVQSHPLSSGDQISAGDAVFVFQEAGARRSAPPARRSRGGGEAPAPAPRGGAAPAAPRSRGGAGGVPARRGAEGGDQALSARERFKARQAESTPMGRAKAWYGRLEPGKQKLVLAGGGVAALLLVLVIASAGGGGGAVFQKDWSDDVLELAGPVTTTTFGLGVKDAKLARYQVNFKFRYLDGRATLVYDIGWIDSDQEVEIRLNEERIVGYAPMALNTWEETIEVILPHDALIQSDFNTLTFDNTRNPGEGPDETWAVRNVRVIEDPLPEPDPVIAQQRFDIAKDRWEKRQIAPENLYEACREFQATRDYLERMDMKPPLYDAATSRAKECKKELESAWRKIKFSFLKAVEFKDYQQAEGLLRQGLKYFPDEGDPKNRMIKEKLSAFE
- a CDS encoding DsrE family protein; protein product: MPSFLLVLLAGPETETGRAREAIATAHALLASGMAEKVELLLSGAGVDWLARLAAGAEEAAPLRSAQEAGVVLKACTRAASERGVIDTFDALPEVIAAGAPTLIASRASAGWTLLTF